In Leishmania panamensis strain MHOM/PA/94/PSC-1 chromosome 13 sequence, the genomic stretch CCAGAGTTCGGCGCCGCTATCCCAGTGCCTATCGGCGAGTACAGAAAGCACAATACGAGCCTGTCGCATGGCCCTCGCTGCTTCCACGCCTTCCATAccgacctcctccactctcctcccccgTCAGCTCGCTCCGCACCGCCACTCCgtgtgcagcaccgtcaccagCACGCACAAATGCATACAAGCACAAAAAATGAGGCGTGTGTACGCGCATCACCGCTCACTCGTCCTTGATGGTGTTCTTTGGCTTAGGACTCACCGGCACCATGAAGTTGTCGCTCAGCGCCCACCGACGACGCGACCAGAAGGGCCGCCGCACGTCTTTCTTTGCGGCATCGGAGACAAAGGCGGCGGGGTCGTATGTGGCGAACATCGTGTTCGGCTCCAGCCCCTCGCCAGCGTGCCTATTCGCTAAGTTGACCGGCGTGCGGCCGCTCTCTTGGGCGAAGCGCTCCTCCATAACGCGCGCCACCATGTCGCCTGCCACGGGTCGCGGTGGGCGACCAAAATCGTCTACGTCCTCCAGGAACAGGGGAATCTCTGGGTCCCAGTTGCGCTGCTCTGGGGTTCCCGGAATAcgtggcagcagctcgtccTCTTCGAAGCGCTCTACTGTCGCCGCGGATCGGAtgagctgcaccagcaggtGGTCTTGGTGATGCTTGAAGGCAAACCGCTTGCCGCTAATGCTCGACGGGGTGCCGTCGGCGTACTCAAAGTCCGCAACTTCGCGCGACGGGCCGTACTTCCCATAGCGGTCACCGTGACCGTGGTGCAGCATCCACTCAATGTGTGTCTTGCGAAAGCGTGGCTTCGCTAATGGAAACGGCGAGCAAGCCGATGGGTAggccggcgccgcctccgGAGCGGCCCAGGGAGGGCTGCGCTCGCCAGTGTACGACGAGCGGTACTCTGAGTACTGACGGGGCACTGTGTGCAGCGTAGCCGCCGATAGGCACACGCCGCACCACTCACGACGAcgcatgggtgtgtgtgtgtgtgtgtgtgcgtgggttaTGTACTTGTTTCGCAATGGGTAGTGTTGATTGTAGGGAAGGATGGAGGCAGCGCGTAACGCgcaggggaaggaggagctcAAGGAGATGATGGGGATGGGAGGAGGTCAGATATTAAGTGCATAGGCGCAtaagcacgcacacgccgtcTAGAGGGCGACAAGGTGGGGGACGAGAGATTGCATTCCTGGAGGAAGGCCCCAGGCCGTATGTAGATGaagtgtacgtgtgtgcgcgatGGCGCATGGAAGTGCgtgacgcacacgcacacacgtacatagagcgcagagagggaaaagaaagagaggagacagCGGTGAGCATAAGACAGCCATTTCACAACGGCGAACACTCGACTAGAGACGCACATACGCTGCACTCGGCGCCGTAtcagcgcgcacgtgtgcatgtgtgttgGTGCTGATCTTGTCTTCGTTTTGGTTGTCTTTCTCCTCGCAGcggtgagagagagcgggtgaCTAAGCGAGATGCACGAGTGGCTCGCCTGTATTAGAGGTGTAAGTGTGCATAGGGTCCCCACCTCCGTGGGGGGATGTGCACACATACCCACTGGCCATCGTTGTCACTCCAgtgccctttccctctccctccctcacaccaCTCCCTTACTCGATATCCAAAGCTCTGTGAATTACTGGGAAGACCGCATCGtccgtcagcagctgcccGCGCTTGTACGAGTACAGAGGCCCATGTGAATCGCGCGACGCCCAAGAGTTGGCCTTCCCATCAAACACACATCGGTCCGGTATGAGAGATAAGGCGTAGTTGATTACGTGTGCGACAGGCCCTGTGCCGACGGTGCCAGTAACGTTCTGAGCGGCGCCGAAGAGGTTCTCCTGCGTCCCCATGAGAAGGTAGTTGTTAAAGAATAGCGCTGCACCAGGGCTTAGAGGAGGGAGCGCAATGACAGGCAGGTGACTCACCTCTGGCAGCCCTCGCACCATCGAACCGACGTCGAAGATGCCACTAGACTGAAAGCGGTCGAGCTCCCTCCCGTCCAGTGAGATGCGTCGCACAACATGGTGAGAACCGGGCACAACCACTGTAGTGGCACCCGAGTGGGTCGAGTTTGGCTGCTCCAGCCCCAGTTGCGCGCACAGTGCATGTGGATGAGCAAAgttggtggcggcgccagcaaAGCCCAGCGGAGCCGCGTTACTCAATGACGTCGCCTCGGTGGCATTATCAGAGTACACCCGCAGTACCACCTCGCCGGCCAAGTACCCCGCAGCCTCTCCAACCAGTTGGGCCACTGCTCCTTCAGCCGATACCGCCAGCGCCTTCAGCTTAGGAGATGTGTGCCACAGCCAGCACCACGTGCGTGGCCAGTCTTGCATGAAGGTCATCGCGTCGTTGATGTGGTTATCACGGCGAATCTCCTTCTCCATGAGTCCGCTGTCTCGGTAGTGCTGGAAGCTGCGTTGAAAGTCCTCGTAGGTGTACTTGGACTGCAGCTCCTGGATGCGCTCCTCGCTCATGTCGcccgccatctcctcctccggcgtcACGTACTCGCGGATGCGCCTGTAGGCATTGTAGCGCGCGCGGGCCTTGGTGAGACGGCGGTACGCCCGGTCGACAGCGCGTTGACCCTTTAGCGTGATGCGCACCTTCTTCAGCCGCGTCTCAACGTGGCGATCACGTTCGGCAGTCTCGAGCTCCTTCTGCAGgtccggcggcagcggtgcattGCCGAACCCCAAcgacgtggaggaggccagcagcggcgtcgcgggGTCAAGCGGCTTGGTGCCCgtatcagcagcgccgccagggGTCTGCAGTGGGCTCAGCTTCGAGGCCAACGAGACTGTCGCGCCCTGGCGATGTTGTGCGTCGAGCCCGGGGAAAATGTTGTCACCcctctgccgcaccgccgtattgcacgtcgtcgtcagcTGGTGGGCAAGCGAGGGAGGCAAAAAACTCTCCACCACCAAGAAACCGTAGTGGCGGTAGGCGCGCACCGAGTCTGGTGAGAAGACCTCGCGAAACCCCTGCACCACACACCCTTTCGGGATCATGGCAATGCGATTATGCGCGTGTATTCGCGTGTGGGTCGGTGCACGTCCTACAGAGAACGCTAAAATGGCGCAACGGGGAAGAAGGAAGGCAAAGACGGGAGGGTGAGGGGTTGAgcggggaagagagacgtgAGGACGGCACATGTTTGTGAGATTGGCTACACGGGCAGTAACCGCTTCACAGGATGGGGTGGCACATACTGGCACACTCGacgcacacagcagcagtgaacTGCTGGGGCTGATCACATTCACACAGGCACCAGCTCGGGCATAGAGACGCAAGCAGTGtggtggaagagaagaggagcaaacGAGAAAGGGGTTGAAGAGcgcctgtctgtctgtgtgggtgggtgtattTGCATGCACAGTCCGCACTTTCGTCTATCTCTACCAGCACCATCGTAGTTCCTGCTCACGCTGCCGGTATGACTGCCTGCACGTTGAACGGTGCGGGTGTCACCACAccgcttcgctctctttgcgACTCCGTGTGGGGTTTGTTGAATGGTGAGGCGAGAAGCGTTGGATGGGCACGGCGCAGAtacaaagagaggaaaacaagcGAACACGCACAgtgtgagagaggcgcacacacgcacacacacatatatatatatatatatatgtcCCCGCATCGCGAGTCGgcaagaggaaggaaaaggcgagaagaaagagaagaccaCTGCTGTATGATGAAtcccctttcctcgcttAGCCGAATAAACGTTTGCGCGAGCgtgggaaaagaggggaaatgGGAAGTGAAGGGGCGCAAGCAACAgtgccctcttctcccctcccaagcggtggcgccatgGCCTTTGTCTTCCATCGGGTTcgtcaacacacacaccaacaatatctctctctctctagctCGCTCGAGCCTCGACTTCCGCGGTGGTCGACACCCTctcatccccctctctgttctTGGCGCCATTCTTTCGCCATAGCTCGCCACTTACATCGGTGGGTCCTGCCATCCCGCCAGACACTGAAGGGGGAAAACTACGCCCGTATAAACGTAAAAAGGGCGACAAGGcggcacctctctctctctcgcctgtGCAtcagagggggagggggtgacgggaggggtgggaggagagggggaagagggggaagaggccaGCGGTGAAGGGGCATCACTGGTCGGCACATGCcaaaccaaaaaaaaaaagagggttTGTATACATACACATATACATGAAAAAATAAGTGCGCTGGATGGAGCCAGGGTGAAGAATGAGTGCggcgtgggagggggggggggctagcTGGCAGGCAGAGCCACATAGATGGGCTCCCCCTGCTATGTGCATTGTGCGTGTAgatgtggaggggggggacgagggggaaggcagggggagagggaaaggggcggCGggacccacacccacacccatgcacacacacacacacgcacaggcgtATAACAGAGTCATCGCGCAAAGATATGAAAGTGAAGCAAAACGCAACAACGACAAGGTGAC encodes the following:
- a CDS encoding hypothetical protein (TriTrypDB/GeneDB-style sysID: LpmP.13.0140): MLHHGHGDRYGKYGPSREVADFEYADGTPSSISGKRFAFKHHQDHLLVQLIRSAATVERFEEDELLPRIPGTPEQRNWDPEIPLFLEDVDDFGRPPRPVAGDMVARVMEERFAQESGRTPVNLANRHAGEGLEPNTMFATYDPAAFVSDAAKKDVRRPFWSRRRWALSDNFMVPVSPKPKNTIKDE
- a CDS encoding hypothetical protein (TriTrypDB/GeneDB-style sysID: LpmP.13.0150), whose amino-acid sequence is MIPKGCVVQGFREVFSPDSVRAYRHYGFLVVESFLPPSLAHQLTTTCNTAVRQRGDNIFPGLDAQHRQGATVSLASKLSPLQTPGGAADTGTKPLDPATPLLASSTSLGFGNAPLPPDLQKELETAERDRHVETRLKKVRITLKGQRAVDRAYRRLTKARARYNAYRRIREYVTPEEEMAGDMSEERIQELQSKYTYEDFQRSFQHYRDSGLMEKEIRRDNHINDAMTFMQDWPRTWCWLWHTSPKLKALAVSAEGAVAQLVGEAAGYLAGEVVLRVYSDNATEATSLSNAAPLGFAGAATNFAHPHALCAQLGLEQPNSTHSGATTVVVPGSHHVVRRISLDGRELDRFQSSGIFDVGSMVRGLPEVSHLPVIALPPLSPGAALFFNNYLLMGTQENLFGAAQNVTGTVGTGPVAHVINYALSLIPDRCVFDGKANSWASRDSHGPLYSYKRGQLLTDDAVFPVIHRALDIE